One region of Dama dama isolate Ldn47 unplaced genomic scaffold, ASM3311817v1 ptg000085l, whole genome shotgun sequence genomic DNA includes:
- the LOC133053686 gene encoding elongation factor 1-alpha 1-like produces MGKEKTHINIVVIGHVDSGKSTTTGHLIYKCGGIDKRTIEKFEKEAAEMGKGSFKYAWVLDKLKAERERGITIDISLWKFETSKYYVTIIDAPGHRDFIKNMITGTSQADCAVLIVAAGVGEFEAGISKNGQTREHALLAYTLGVKQLIVGVNKMDSTEPPYSQKRYEEIVKEVSTYIKKIGYNPDTVAFVPISGWNGDNMLEPSANMPWFKGWKVTRKDGNASGTTLLEALDCILPPTRPTDKPLRLPLQDVYKIGGIGTVPVGRVETGVLKPGMVVTFAPVNVTTEVKSVEMHHEALSEALPGDNVGFNVKNVSVKDVRRGNVAGDSKNDPPMEAAGFTAQVIILNHPGQISAGYAPVLDCHTAHIACKFAELKEKIDRLSGKKLEDGPKFLKSGDAAIVDMVPGKPMCVESFSDYPPLGRFAVRDMRQTVAVGVIKAVDKKAAGAGKVTKSAQKAQKAK; encoded by the coding sequence atgggaaaagagaagacCCACATCAACATCGTTGTCATTGGGCACGTAGATTCAGGGAAGTCTACCACGACTGGCCATCTGATCTACAAATGTGGCGGGATCGACAAGAGAACAATTGAGAAGTTCGAGAAGGAGGCTGCCGAGATGGGAAAGGGCTCCTTCAAATATGCCTGGGTCTTGGACAAACTGAAAGCTGAACGTGAGCGTGGTATCACCATTGATATCTCCCTGTGGAAATTTGAGACCAGCAAGTACTATGTTACCATCATTGATGCCCCAGGACACAGAGACTTCATCAAAAACATGATTACAGGCACATCCCAGGCTGACTGTGCTGTCCTGATTGTTGCTGCTGGTGTTGGTGAATTTGAAGCCGGTATCTCCAAGAACGGGCAGACCCGTGAGCATGCCCTTCTGGCTTACACTCTGGGTGTGAAACAACTAATTGTTGGAGTTAACAAAATGgattccactgagccaccctacAGCCAGAAGAGATACGAGGAAATTGTTAAGGAAGTCAGCACCTACATTAAGAAAATTGGCTACAACCCCGACACAGTAGCATTTGTGCCAATTTCTGGCTGGAATGGTGACAACATGCTGGAGCCAAGTGCTAACATGCCATGGTTCAAGGGATGGAAAGTCACCCGTAAGGACGGCAACGCCAGTGGAACCACCCTGCTTGAAGCTCTGGATTGCATCCTGCCACCAACTCGCCCAACTGACAAACCCTTGCGTTTGCCTCTCCAGGATGTCTACAAAATTGGTGGTATTGGTACTGTCCCTGTGGGTCGTGTGGAGACTGGTGTTCTCAAACCTGGCATGGTGGTCACCTTTGCTCCAGTCAATGTAACAACTGAAGTGAAGTCTGTAGAAATGCACCATGAAGCATTGAGTGAAGCCCTTCCTGGGGACAATGTGGGCTTCAATGTCAAGAACGTGTCTGTCAAAGATGTCCGTCGTGGCAATGTGGCTGGTGACAGCAAAAATGATCCACCCATGGAAGCTGCTGGCTTCACAGCTCAGGTGATTATTTTGAACCATCCAGGCCAAATCAGTGCTGGATATGCACCTGTGCTGGATTGTCACACAGCTCACATCGCTTGCAAGTTTGCTGAGCTGAAGGAGAAGATTGATCGTCTTTCTGGGAAAAAGCTGGAAGATGGCCCTAAATTCTTGAAATCTGGTGACGCTGCCATTGTTGATATGGTTCCTGGCAAGCCCATGTGTGTCGAGAGCTTCTCTGATTATCCTCCCCTGGGCCGTTTTGCTGTGCGTGACATGAGACAGACAGTTGCTGTGGGTGTCATCAAGGCAGTGGACAAGAAGGCAGCTGGAGCTGGCAAGGTCACCAAGTCTGCCCAGAAAGCTCAGAAGGCTAAATGA